CGCACGCGACGAAGCCGGCGTGCCGGTCTACCACACCAATGTGCTGATGTGCATCGGCACGGATTACGCGATGATAGGTCTCGACATGATCGCCGACGGCCTGCGGCGCGCGGAAATCGTCAACCGGCTCGAACGCTCGGGACGACAAGTCATCGCGCTTACCAACGCCCAGATTCGCAGCTTCGTCGGCAATGCGCTGGAGCTACAGGGACGCGACGGCCGCATCCTTGCGCTCTCCACCACCGCATTCGCGTCGCTCACACCGGCCCAGATAGATACGATCCGCGAGAGCGCCGTTCCCGTGCCGCTGGATATACCAACAATCGAGAAGGCCGGCGGTTCGGTGCGCTGCACGCTTGCCGGCATTCATCTGATGCCACGGTGAGAGAGATCAGAAGGCGAGTTGAACCTTCATCGACCTGCTTCTGTCACCGGCGGCTTCGAATGCCGCAACCGCCTCTTCCAATGGAAAGGTTCCGGTCAGCAAGGGCTTCAGGTCGACACGGCGCTGGTTGATGAAATCGACGGCAAGTCCGAATTCCTCATGGAACCGGAAAGTGCCCTTCATCTCGATTTCCTTGGCAACCACCATGTTCTGCGGAATGGACACATCGCCGCCGAGACCGAGTTGCACCACCGTTGAGCGCGGCTTCAGCGCTTCAAGACCCGAACGGACGGCCCTTTCATTGCCGGACGCCTCGAATTGCACATCGAAATAGCCCTTGTTTACCGAATAGGCGGAGAGCGCATCCGGATCACTGGCGACATTGATGACACGGTCGGCACCGATGGCGAGCGCCTTTTGAAGAACCGCATCCATGACGTCGGTTGCGACGATTTCTCGCGCGCCATGGGCGCGGGCGGCGATGATGGCAAGCGCACCGATCGGCCCACAGCCGGTGACGAGAACGCGTTTGTCGGTCAATGCGCCGGCGCGGTTGACGCCATGCAGCGTTACCGCGAAAGGTTCGGCCATCGCCGCTTCATGAATGGAGACGCCATCCCGCACCTTGTGGCACTGATAGGCCTCGGCGACGAGACGCTGACGAAACGCGCCCTGAATATGCGGCATGGGCATGGCGGAGCCGTAAAAGCGCATGTTGAGGCACTGGTTCTGCTGACCCTTCAGGCAGAATTCGCAATGGTTGCAGGGCCGGCTCGGCGATACGGCAACACGGTCGCCGACGGCGAGGCCGGAGACACCCTCCCCCAAAGCCTTGATGGTGCCGGCCACCTCATGGCCGAGGATCATCGGCTCCCGCACGCGCACCGTGCCGAAGCCGCCATGATTGTAATAATGCAGATCGGAGCCGCAGATGCCACCCGCTTCGATGGCCACATCGACCTGCCCCGGGCCGGGCTGCTCGGCCTCCCGTTCCTCGATCCGCAGATCCTTCGCCGCGTGGATGACAACCGCTTTCATAGTCTCTCCTCCCATAAGGCTCGCACGGCGGCAGTCGCCGCCGTTGCCCATTGTCCGGACTTGTCTCAAATATCGACCACGAGGCCCTTGGCTTTCAGAACCGGCTCGAGCTTGCTGACCTCGATCACCGACTTGCCCTGCTTGTAGGCTTCGATGTAACCGGCCTCGGCATCTTCGCGGGCCTGCGAAAGCTTGGCCGCTTCCTGCGCTTCTTCGCGCCTGACGACCACAAGGCCATCGGCGTCGCCGACGATGATATCGCCCGGATTGATGATTTCGCCGCCGACGATCACCTGATCGTTGACCGCAGCAATGGTCTCCTTGACCGTGCCCTTGATGCAGACGCTGAGCGAGAAGACCGGGAAGCCGAGGTCCCGCAGTTGCAGCGTATCGCGCACGCCGGTATCCGTCACCAGGCCACCGATGCCTTTTGCGAGGCAGGCATTGGCGAGAACGTCACCGAAGGAACCGGCTTCTTCATATTCGCCGGCGGAAACGACGATGATGTCACCCGGCTTGGCATAGTTGATGGCGAGCTGCAGCATGATGTTGTCGCGCGGCGCGCATTTCACCGTGAAGGCCGGGCCGCAAAGCTTCATGCGATAATCGACCGGTTTCAGTCGAGAGGACAATGCGCCGCGACGTCCCTGCGCCTCATGGATCGTGGCGGGAGAGAATTTGGCAAGGGCGTCGACATCCGCCTTGGCCGGACGCTGCGCGATATCTTTAATGTGGATCATGAAAAACCTCCCACGTTGAAGCTGTCGGCGAGAGCTTCTCGCCGACCGATAGTGTTGAAGAGTTGGAAATTGGCCGAGGCTGAGCCGAAACTCAGGGGATCGGGTCGAACTTCAGTTCGGACAGAGGCACGACCTTGTCGGTGCGTGTCATCTTGTATTCGGTGTTCGGGCCAAGCCACTTGTCCCAGATGCGGTTGATCTCGCCATCCGCATCGAGCTTGCGCAGGATTTCGTTGATCTTTGCGGTCAGCGCCGGGTTGTCCTTGGCCATGCCGATGCCGATGGGCTGGAAGAGCATCGGCTCTTCGATCATGCGCATCGGCTTGCCCTTGGTCTTGGATTCATTGACGAACTTGGTCATCGTCATGGTGTTGCCGACAATGCCGCGCGCCTTGCCCTGCTGGACGGCGAGATAGGCGGATGCCGTATCCTGGAATGTCAGCGGCTCGGACTTGTTGAGCTTGACGGAGAGTTCCGACGTCGACCCCTTGCTGGACGCGATGCGCTGGCCGACGAAATCGGACTTCTTGGTGCCGGGGTCATCGACCGGAACGATCAGCATTTCCTTAGCCAGATAATATGGGTCGCTGAACTGGATCTGTTCGGCGCGGCTCTGGGTGTAAGCGAGGTTGGCGACCGAGAGGTCGACGCGGCCGAGCTTGACTTCGGGAACGCGCGCTTCAACCGACACTGGCTTGATCTCTGCCTTGACGCCGAGTTCCTTGGCGATGGCGCCGCACAGATCGACATCGAAGCCCGCCATTTCGCGCGTCTTCGGGTCCGGCGAGGCGAAAGGCGGCACATCGGCGAATGTCGCGCAACGCAGCGTCTTGTTCGCAATGATCGTATCGAGCTGGTCGGCCTTGGCCGGCAGGACCGCAGCCGAGGTTGCCAATATGGCGGTAAGAGTAATGCACTTCCAGTTCATTTCAGTTCTCCCGTTATTATAGAGGTTGGGTCTAGTGTCTCAAATCGGCAAGAAACCGCTGGGCACGCGGATGTTGCGGATTTTTGAAAAACTCGTCCGGTTTTGCCGTTTCGAGAATGCGCCCGGCATCGATGAACCAGATGCGGTCGGCCACTTCACGGGCAAAGCCCATTTCATGGGTGACGCAGAGCATGGTCATGCCTTCGGCGGCGAGGCTCTTCATGACCGCGAGCACCTCACCGACCATTTCCGGATCGAGCGCTGAGGTCGGCTCGTCGAACAGCATGACCGGCGGCTCCATGGCGAGCGCCCGCGCGATGGCGACGCGCTGTTGCTGACCGCCGGAAAGCTGGGCGGGATAGGAACCGGCCTTATCGGCAAGGCCGACGCGATCGAGAAGCTTCAGCGCCTTGTCATGGGCGACCGCGGGAGAAACACCCTTCACTCGGATCGGCGACATGGAGACATTTTCCACCACCGAAAGATGCGGGAAGAGGTTGAAGCTCTGGAAGACGAACCCGACCCGGCTGCGCAGCGCGTTCAGCTCCTTTGCGCGCATCTGGGCATGGATGTTCCTGCCATCCAGCATGATCGACCCGCTGCTGATCTCTTCCAGACGGTTGATCGTGCGGATGAGGGTGGACTTGCCGGAACCCGACGGCCCGCAAATGACGACGACCTCGCCACGGGTGACGTTTTCGTTGACATCCTTGAGCACCTGATAATCGCCATAGCTTTTGCAGACCTGCGAAAGCGTGATGGTGTAGTCCTGAGTGGCGGAAACTGGCGCGGTCATAGCTGCTCCGTAGCGATATTGGCGGGGGCCGGTGCCGTGTCTGCGGCAAGCTTGCCGCGCGGGCCGGCCCGGCGGCGGGCGATACGTCGCTCGAGAAGATTGGCGACATGGGTGAGCGACCAGCAGATGATGTAATAAACCAGCGCCAGAATGAGGAAGACCTGGAAGGGCTGGGTCAAAAGCTGATTGTTCACCTGGTTTGCCGCAAAGGTCAGATCAGGCACATTGATGACATAACCGAGCGTCGTATCCTTGATGGTGGATACGAAAGTCGAGATCAGGCTCGGGATCATGTTGTAGAGCGCCTGCGGCAGGATGACATAACGCATCGCACCGAAATAACCGTGGCCAAGCGCCCGTGCTGCATCCATCTGCCCCGTGCCCAGCGATACGATGCCGGCACGGACGACTTCACTCATGAAAGCGCCCTGATAGATGACGAGCGTGGTCAGCATCGTCACGAAGCTCGGCACATCGGCGCCGGTCCAGAGCGGAACGAGAAAATAGCTCCAGAGAATGAGCATCAGCAGCGGCACGCCACGGGTGAAATAGACCACCGCGGTCACCGGCCAGCGCAGGGCCCGCCATTTCGACAGCCGCGCCAGCGCCATCAGGATGCTGACGGGAAAGGCGAGCGCGATGCTGAGCGCTGAGAGGATGAGCGTGTTGGCAAGGCCGCCGAGCGGACCATTGGGATATTGGCCGATCAGGAGCAGCAGCCAGTAATCCTGGATGATTGTGATCATGTCGTGGATCATGCCCGCGCCCTCCGCAGAGGATCGGCACGCATGGAGATATAGGCTCCAAGACCCATGATCAGCAGCGAGAAGAACAGATAAAGCACGGTGGCGACCAGATAGACCTCAAACGTCCGGAAACTCAGATTTTCGACCTCCTTGACCGCATGGGTCAGTTCCGGTGCGCCGATCAGAACGCCGAGACTGCTGTTCTTGAAAAGCGAGGTGCTGTGGTTGATGAGCGGCGGCAGCGCGTTGCGAACGCCCTGCGGCATGATGACGAAGCGCATGGCCGAGACATAGCTATGCCCGAGCGCACGCGCCGCCTCCATCTGGCCGGGATTGATGGAGCGAACGCCCGAACGCAGATCCTCGCTGAAATAGGCCGCCTGACAGAGGCCAAGGCCGATAATGGCGAAGATCGCTTCCGCATTGTGGCTGGAAAGCCAGTTGGCCAGCCCGCTCGGCAGCAGCGTGAAGACGCCGAAATACCAGAGCATCAGCTGCACCAGCGTCGGCACGTTGCGATGATAGGACACATAGGCCGCCACCAGTGGGTCGCCGAAGCGGAAGGGCGAGAGGCGGATAGCGAGAAGCACGATGGCCAGCGACATGGCGAGCAGCCACGAGCCGGCATAGATGATGAACGTCATCTGGATGCCATGCAAAAGCATCGAGACATAGTCCGCATTGTTCAAGATTGCGCCGAGGTCAAAACCGCTCACGCGACTTTTCCTCCGGCTCCGCCCGCCGCGACCTTTTCAGAGGTCTGGGGCTTGGCCGTCTGCAGCCCGCCCATGACCTGAAGCGTCGGGGTAATTTCCATGTGGCCGATATTCATGGCCACGGGTGCGGCGATGGCAAACGCAATCGCATCGGCGATATCGGATGCCTGCGGCAATTCGAAACCATCGATGAAACGTTCGCGAATGCTCGGATCATCGCCGTGCACATGGTTGAAAATGTCGGTCGCGACGCGGCCGGGGCAGATTTCCGTCACCCGCACGCGTTTACCGAAAGCATCGATACGCAGCTGGTTGGACAGCATTGCCACGCCGGCCTTGCTGGCATGATAGGTGGAATTGCCGCCGAAATTGTAATTGCCGGCAATGGAGGAGATGTTGATGACATGACCGCGATCGCGCGCCACCATAGCCGGCACCACCATGCGGCACAGATGCAGCACGGCGCGCAGGTTCACATCGATCAGGAGATCGATATCGCTCTCATCCGCTTCCAGAAACTTCTTCGGGCGGTCGACACCGGCATTGTTCACGAGGACATCGAACGCAACTTCACTGGTGAGCTTTGCAAGCGCCGGCCGATCCGTCACATCGATGGCGTGGGCAAAGCAGCCCGTGCGCTTCGCCAGCTTGTTGAGAGCGTCCGCACTTCTGGCAACCGCATGCACTTCCAGCCCTTCGCGGCAAAGGCGCTCCACGACGGCGGCGCCAATTCCGGAAGATGCGCCGGTTACGAGTGCGGTCTTGTAATCTGAGAATGGCATGTTTGTCCCCTATCGTTGAGCAAACATTAGTGAAGCTTTCATCGCTTGCCTAAGACCGATTTTTTTTGGAGTAATAAGCAACTTGTATGGATGGTGATTGCGCCACTTTCAGCGATGCGGCAATCCGGCCGGCGGGGCATGCATCCCCATGCCGGCCACCGGCACATTCTAGACCACGGCCGTCGGCAGGTCCTGCCCTGCGAAATGCGCATCCAGATTGGCGAGAACCAGAGCGCCCATCTGAAGCCGCGTCTCATGGGTCGCAGCGCCGATGTGCGGGGCGAGAACGACATTGCGCATGCCGATCAGCGCCTCGGGAACATGCGGCTCGTTCTCGAAGACATCGAGCGCCGCACCCTTCAGCCCGCCTGCCATAAGAATATCGACCAGCGCCTTTTCATCCACCAGCGATCCTCTGGCAACGTTGACGAGCACACCGCCCGGCCCCAGCGCCGCCAACACCTCGCGGTTGATCGCGTGTCTGGTCTCCGGCGTCGCCGCCGCCGCGACGATCAGGACATCGCAGGCGCTTGCGAGCGACACTGCCGTTGAATGATAACCATAGGCCACGTCCTGTTTCCGCCGGCTGAAATAGGAAATCTCCGCGTCGAAGGCTTCCAGCCGCGCTGCGATGGCGCGGCCTATGCGACCAAGCCCATAAATCCCGTAACGCCGCCGCGAGGCCTTGTTGCCAAGCGGCATCTCGACTTTTTTCCACTCTCCCGAGCGGACATGGTGATCCGCGCTGACAAGCTGGCGCAACAGCATGATGGAAAGGCCGATGGCGAGATCGGCGACATCCTCGGTCAGCACGTCAGGCGTGTTCGTCACCCTGAAGCCGCGCGCGCGGGCCTGATCGAGATCGACCTTGTCGAAACCGACGCCGTTGATGGCGACGATTTCGAGAGCGGGCAGGCAGGCGGCGAGATCAGGGGCAAGGCCGATATGGCCGCCGGTGACAACAGCCTTTATCGAAGCCGCCTCCGCCTGCAGAAACGCCTGTTTGTCGGATATTTCGTGCCAGCGATAGACCCGGAAGCGTTTTTGCAGCTCGGCCTCGATCTGCGGCTGAAGAGGGTAGGT
This portion of the Agrobacterium tumefaciens genome encodes:
- a CDS encoding L-idonate 5-dehydrogenase, encoding MKAVVIHAAKDLRIEEREAEQPGPGQVDVAIEAGGICGSDLHYYNHGGFGTVRVREPMILGHEVAGTIKALGEGVSGLAVGDRVAVSPSRPCNHCEFCLKGQQNQCLNMRFYGSAMPMPHIQGAFRQRLVAEAYQCHKVRDGVSIHEAAMAEPFAVTLHGVNRAGALTDKRVLVTGCGPIGALAIIAARAHGAREIVATDVMDAVLQKALAIGADRVINVASDPDALSAYSVNKGYFDVQFEASGNERAVRSGLEALKPRSTVVQLGLGGDVSIPQNMVVAKEIEMKGTFRFHEEFGLAVDFINQRRVDLKPLLTGTFPLEEAVAAFEAAGDRSRSMKVQLAF
- a CDS encoding RraA family protein — encoded protein: MIHIKDIAQRPAKADVDALAKFSPATIHEAQGRRGALSSRLKPVDYRMKLCGPAFTVKCAPRDNIMLQLAINYAKPGDIIVVSAGEYEEAGSFGDVLANACLAKGIGGLVTDTGVRDTLQLRDLGFPVFSLSVCIKGTVKETIAAVNDQVIVGGEIINPGDIIVGDADGLVVVRREEAQEAAKLSQAREDAEAGYIEAYKQGKSVIEVSKLEPVLKAKGLVVDI
- a CDS encoding ABC transporter substrate-binding protein — its product is MNWKCITLTAILATSAAVLPAKADQLDTIIANKTLRCATFADVPPFASPDPKTREMAGFDVDLCGAIAKELGVKAEIKPVSVEARVPEVKLGRVDLSVANLAYTQSRAEQIQFSDPYYLAKEMLIVPVDDPGTKKSDFVGQRIASSKGSTSELSVKLNKSEPLTFQDTASAYLAVQQGKARGIVGNTMTMTKFVNESKTKGKPMRMIEEPMLFQPIGIGMAKDNPALTAKINEILRKLDADGEINRIWDKWLGPNTEYKMTRTDKVVPLSELKFDPIP
- a CDS encoding amino acid ABC transporter ATP-binding protein; this encodes MTAPVSATQDYTITLSQVCKSYGDYQVLKDVNENVTRGEVVVICGPSGSGKSTLIRTINRLEEISSGSIMLDGRNIHAQMRAKELNALRSRVGFVFQSFNLFPHLSVVENVSMSPIRVKGVSPAVAHDKALKLLDRVGLADKAGSYPAQLSGGQQQRVAIARALAMEPPVMLFDEPTSALDPEMVGEVLAVMKSLAAEGMTMLCVTHEMGFAREVADRIWFIDAGRILETAKPDEFFKNPQHPRAQRFLADLRH
- a CDS encoding amino acid ABC transporter permease, with translation MIHDMITIIQDYWLLLLIGQYPNGPLGGLANTLILSALSIALAFPVSILMALARLSKWRALRWPVTAVVYFTRGVPLLMLILWSYFLVPLWTGADVPSFVTMLTTLVIYQGAFMSEVVRAGIVSLGTGQMDAARALGHGYFGAMRYVILPQALYNMIPSLISTFVSTIKDTTLGYVINVPDLTFAANQVNNQLLTQPFQVFLILALVYYIICWSLTHVANLLERRIARRRAGPRGKLAADTAPAPANIATEQL
- a CDS encoding amino acid ABC transporter permease gives rise to the protein MSGFDLGAILNNADYVSMLLHGIQMTFIIYAGSWLLAMSLAIVLLAIRLSPFRFGDPLVAAYVSYHRNVPTLVQLMLWYFGVFTLLPSGLANWLSSHNAEAIFAIIGLGLCQAAYFSEDLRSGVRSINPGQMEAARALGHSYVSAMRFVIMPQGVRNALPPLINHSTSLFKNSSLGVLIGAPELTHAVKEVENLSFRTFEVYLVATVLYLFFSLLIMGLGAYISMRADPLRRARA
- a CDS encoding SDR family oxidoreductase codes for the protein MPFSDYKTALVTGASSGIGAAVVERLCREGLEVHAVARSADALNKLAKRTGCFAHAIDVTDRPALAKLTSEVAFDVLVNNAGVDRPKKFLEADESDIDLLIDVNLRAVLHLCRMVVPAMVARDRGHVINISSIAGNYNFGGNSTYHASKAGVAMLSNQLRIDAFGKRVRVTEICPGRVATDIFNHVHGDDPSIRERFIDGFELPQASDIADAIAFAIAAPVAMNIGHMEITPTLQVMGGLQTAKPQTSEKVAAGGAGGKVA
- a CDS encoding 2-hydroxyacid dehydrogenase, whose product is MKPDLLQTYPLQPQIEAELQKRFRVYRWHEISDKQAFLQAEAASIKAVVTGGHIGLAPDLAACLPALEIVAINGVGFDKVDLDQARARGFRVTNTPDVLTEDVADLAIGLSIMLLRQLVSADHHVRSGEWKKVEMPLGNKASRRRYGIYGLGRIGRAIAARLEAFDAEISYFSRRKQDVAYGYHSTAVSLASACDVLIVAAAATPETRHAINREVLAALGPGGVLVNVARGSLVDEKALVDILMAGGLKGAALDVFENEPHVPEALIGMRNVVLAPHIGAATHETRLQMGALVLANLDAHFAGQDLPTAVV